One genomic region from Epinephelus fuscoguttatus linkage group LG8, E.fuscoguttatus.final_Chr_v1 encodes:
- the LOC125892741 gene encoding uncharacterized protein LOC125892741: MNLVKNRTLHPHLRDEEALVVENAIRLAIDSIINVLYGVNSARTHEYQRMVADRDKEIQRLEGRLTEIEHELQVLRRQGCTCGLFGKEHSLVGSQVSGDPQEGEQCGFDTEMTAGQQECEMSISLGLFARPPSHVSCQSHESALPSSPSRMGLDQSCTSHSSESSGVPETARNLPTSPSSLVIKEEPCDIDTVLIKWEMSEERFGEHQESSGSPCQDNESPTTKKKLENREGRKCREKPHADPGGHSDPPGENQRNKKKGVPMSELTEEAQRLKRAAWRAASRRYYARKIARQQANPSRSAPFSSRSVPFPSRSGPFPHITDSRFSQPISFMDKTRRTLISELPEESQSLQREAWRAASRRYYARKTARPQTEPTQYAHLLQNIEPSGETLGSNRGGSHTNSGGIMCS, encoded by the exons ATGAATTTGGTGAAAAACAGAACTTTGCACCCGCATCTGCGGGACGAGGAGGCTCTCGTGGTGGAAAACGCCATCCGGCTGGCGATAGACTCGATCATAAACGTGCTGTACGGTGTCAACAGTGCCAGGACTCATGAGTACCAGCGGATGGTGGCCGACAGGGACAAAGAGATCCAGCGGCTGGAGGGCAGGCTGACGGAGATAGAGCACGAGCTGCAGGTGCTGCGCCGACAGGGATGCACCTGCGGGCTGTTTGGGAAGGAGCACAGCCTGGTGGGGTCACAGGTATCCGGTGACCCGCAGGAGGGAGAGCAGTGCGGGTTTGACACTGAGATGACAGCAGGGCAGCAGGAGTGTGAGATGAGCATCTCTT TGGGCCTTTTTGCAAGACCGCCCTCACATGTCTCCTGCCAGAGCCACGAGTCGGCTCTTCCATCATCCCCCAGCAGAATGGGCCTGGACCAGTCCTGCACCTCCCACTCCTCAGAGTCCTCAGGTGTCCCGGAGACAGCCAGGAATCTGCCTACGTCTCCCAGCAGCCTCGTCATCAAAGAGGAGCCGTGTGATATCGACACGGTCTTAATCAAGTGGGAGATGAGTGAAGAGAGATTCGGGGAGCATCAGGAGAGCTCAGGCAGTCCATGTCAGGACAATGAGAGCCCCACCACAAAAA AAAAACTGGAGAACAGAGAGGGCAGAAAGTGCAGGGAGAAACCTCACGCAGACCCAGGTGGACACAGCGACCCTCCTGGAGAAAACCAGAG GAACAAGAAGAAGGGCGTGCCGATGTCTGAGCTGACAGAGGAGGCTCAGAGACTGAAGAGGGCAGCCTGGAGAGCAGCTTCGAGGCGGTACTACGCCCGAAAAATAGCCCGCCAACAGGCAAACCCCTCACGCTCTGCCCCCTTCTCCTCACGCTCTGTCCCCTTCCCCTCAAGATCAGGCCCCTTCCCCCACATTACAGACTCCCGGTTTTCACAACCCATCTCCTTTATGGATAAGACAAGAAGGACACTGATATCTGAGTTACCTGAGGAGTCTCAGTCGCTGCAGAGGGAGGCTTGGAGAGCCGCATCCAGAAGATACTATGCTCGAAAAACTGCTCGCCCTCAGACTGAACCCACACAGTACGCACACCTGCTCCAGAACATTGAGCCGTCTGGAGAAACACTGGGGTCCAACAGAGGAGGATCCCACACCAACAGTGGAGGAATAATGTGCAGCTGA